ATTTCCTCGTTGTCATCATTGAATATTCTGACTGTCGTAAATCCCATTCATATTTATGAGCATTTAAATTTAGAAGTATATGTAAAATACAATACATATTTATGTTATTTCGTGACAGATAACCGTTTTATCACTACTGTAAATTGTACATTGTTTAGTTCAAACTGAAATttggtttatttattttaaaagtactcGTTATCAAAATTCTTTTCACTTTTAAATCAATAATCAATCGCCAACAGAAAATTATCTTTGATCACAATATCGATCACCCAGGCCAATACACAAAACAAGTAAGGACTAGTTTAATAGCGAGGTAATGTAAGAACGTAAAAAGGTAAACATTATATCCTCGATCGAAGTAGTAACCTCGATATACAATGTTACAATACAAGGGAGCTTTTATATTCAAGGAATATAAGTTGTGTATTGGCGTAATTAAAACGACTTGttaattatataatttaattctgaCTTCATGGTATAAGAGTCCTTTTCTTCACTTGTGGCTGCTGTTGTAAACCGAATGTACAGTTTATTATAGACACGTTTGATATAAAAGATGGATTTTTCTAAATTCAGAACAACGGGAGAACTATCAGACATTACAGTTATCGTGGAAGGAAATGATTTCAAACTTCACAAATTTCCACTTTATGCGAAATCTGAATTTTTCTGCAAACTTGCTAAAAATACACCAAGTGAGTCAGGTCGGGTGGAGTTGACCGATTTCCCGGGTGGTGATGAAGTTTTTGGGCTCGTTGCCGACTTTTGCTACAACATGAAAATTGAGACTACAAAGGACAACATTGTTCCCTTGAGGTGTGCTGCGGAGCTTTTACAGATGACGGGGTCTGCAAATCTGATTGAAGTCAGTGACAAGTTCATTCAAGATACAATAACTTCAGCCAAAATGAGTCGTTCTAGTAGTGTTGTAGCTTCTATGCTTCGCTCTTGTGTTTCTATGAGTTCGTTGGCAGAATCATGCGGAATAGTCTCCTCTTGCTCTGATGCGCTGGTCGAGTGTTGGCTTAAACCACCAACAAAGTTCAGTTCGCCGACAAATTCAAAGAAGCAAGGAGGCGACAAGTCAATAAAGTCGTTACTTCTTATTCCTTTTGATTGGTTTTTGAAGCTCTTTACTTGTGCTAGAGATCGAGGAGTGAGGCATTCTCATTTAGCAGAACTAATGACTCAGTTTATAAGTAATATAATCGAACAGGATGAAAAAGAAGAGAAGAATAACAACAAAACAGAAAGCCTAACCTCGACACTGAGTCCGAGAGATTCCGGGAGTAATGTTGGGAAAAGTAAACTAGACATTGGACATATTATAGACTCCATTGTGTTAGAGATTCCTGAAGATGCTTTGTATGATGATGCCGTTACTATGGACTGGATTACCAAGGTTCTTCGTATTGCCACAGGACATGGCTGCGCGTGCCGTCGTCTGCTAGTCAAAGCTGCTGGAGAAATGCTAAACAGGTTATCTGCAGAAGATCTGTGTATTGTTTCGCCATCTCTTCTACATGACATAGTACTAGAAACCTGCAACGAAAACGGTCAAGCAGAAAAGGCGTCAAATATTGTGGACACATACATGTCAGAGATGGTCAGAAAAGGTGTATTGACCGCAGAGACTTACAAGTTATTGGCTACAGCATTACCGTCTGATGCTAAAACTAACCAAGATCACATGTACACTATTCTGGAGTACGTACTGTCTTCTGGTAAGTTGATCTTTTCTGTAGTTGTGAGTTGTTTTGGGGTTGAAACGGCAGGGGCAGTTGTTATCCAAAGCTATCATTTCAGAAAgttacaaaatataataattattaacAAAAACTGAATGCTTGCTTGTGCAGTTTTTAATTTAGTTTCCCAAATGATGAAATTACTACCGTTTCACATATATACATTGATGGGCGgatatttagacgaattatatggTACTCAGAATGTGTTGTTAGTCtgtatcaccatcactggtgATCCGATGACAAAAATATGTCGTAGTGTTGTCACTTATAAtgtaattatttctgtgactgcatccTACATTAATTTGCAAGATCCTCTACGATAGATAGTTCAGCTGGTCTGTAAAAATTTCAACTTCGTGCCTTATATGGTGTGTTACGACGATAGATAAAAACTGACAAGgaaatatattaatgtaacacccggccaccgaaagctttattatttgtAGAGCCTAGGTGGTCAAGTGGTCAAGCGCGCCGGGCATAGTGCAAGGCGATCTGGtaccacgatatctcagtagcatgagttccaatcccggccagggaagaacaaaaaaattgtttccgcaaatttacagatctaacattgttggattgatATTTAGacaaattatttaatatatatataggttacATGCATGTAAATGATAATTGTTGAACAGAAATAAAaatgctatttatttttttttggtaacaGATATTGTTGAATTTCATGATAGTATATCAGTTTTGTTTACACCAATATAATGACTATATGTGACCTTCTCGTCTTTCATTCATATATCTTGTTTTAATTGTGTGTACGTCTTGGTACAATAATATAcctatttataatatgtaatattaCCATTATCGTATATAatcatttattcaaatttaaatatgatCTTAACTTTTTAAGTAAGTTAATATTGTAaccatttaaattaaattaatcctGTTATTCAGATTTTGCAACGCGTAACATAATATTGCCAATGTGTTTAATAACTTTAAACCGTCTGGATATTCTTTAAGCACGATTTTAAGCTTGACATATATAACATAGAACCCTCTGTGACCCCAGGGATAAATCGTATAACAATATAAGGGCATACACATATAAGAAACTAATCCAGAACGCCTTGATATAGATATAGCAGTCGTGTCAACCTTAAAAGTGCgcaaaatgttcaattttctcaagatagaaaatcaaaaaaatatgaactttgtCCGTATCAGGATATATTTTACATGGTCTCTGGTAGTCACCTTGTCAGATGAAAATCCGAAACAGATACTGTGGCGGATACAGGGGGTGGTCCGGGGGGGTTAGAATCCCCCTTTTTTGccgaacgatcaatgcatttgaatgggtaaatatagttggacccccctttttatccTGGATTGGAACCTCCATCCCCTCTTTTTCTAAATTGCTGGATCCGAATCTGATCCGGACCAGGGTCCTCATGTGAAGGATTGTTAATGACCACCATGAAGATTAAAACGAAAACGCTGATTGTATATTTTTAAGTATATTGGGTGCATTAGATGTACACTTCATAGTGCGTGTTGAACTTCAGTTTATTTTGAACTTGCAATAGTTGTTCTCTTCAGCAAATGCATTTATATAATGTTAATGTAGTACTTTTGTCCTCTAAAATTCTTTTCAAGCGTTACAGTCGATTTGAATTactgtgtaggcaaaggtaatttctttggttagcttgctagCTGAACTGCGAAGTCATTCTAAGTTAGGTAAACTTTTTAACTCTATCTAAATAAGTCGAACTCTGTTGTGTAttgtaatgtattttaaaatagcATCAAATAAAAGGATGAaactaaaattttgttaaaaaaatttacTTCAAATTTTTCTTTTACAGAAACCGACAACTTAAATGACGAACAACGACAAGAGCTTATCAACACTATAGATTTTAAACTAGTCACAGAAGAGACATTACAGAGGGCACTAACAACTAACATAGTACCAGCTGTACACATTGCCCAAGGAGCATTGTCGTTGTGTTCCAAACTTAGAACAGAACTCGAGTCGGTCAAAAGATTGAACCAGAAACAAGATGAAGAGattaaaaaataccaaaaacatcaaaattcgtCCAAATCCAGAAGTTCAGGGCTGTCATCGAGAAAAGACGATTCCCTGACTTTAAGTGATTTAGGTAAGACAACAGGTGAAAGCAGACACTTTACTTTATTTTTAGTTAGTATTCAACTTCAAAATCACATTGCAAATTCAGCTACAGCAAACTAATCATCGGAAATAATCCTGGAATGTGGATAATCAATTacacaagcatgaactttttattgttttattttgaattcaaaTATGACTTCTCCTTTCTACATGTAGACCAGTGGGTGCTCGTGGACGACGTCACAATTTTCCTGCATTTTTTTATACGTCAGTTGTCATATTCAACATGAGTTTAGTTTAGAAAAGCATGTAGAAGAGTTAAGAAATATTCATGACCTGTTTGTGAATACTAAGGTTAAAACTCCCGAAAGGATTAGGACCAACTTTACATTTATAGTTTATTGAAATGCAGAATACTCACGATAGACCTTCACTGCTAATTACTTTAATCAACGTTTTTTGTTTGCTATATAGTATTCTGGTTTTGTTGactatagtttaaacatatttttgtttatattcagaCTATCTTGAACCCACAAAAGAAAAACCTTCGTCTGTTCAAATGTTATCAGACACGTTGAATACAAGTAAAGAGGACTCGTTCTTGTCTGGACCACGTACTAAAATATCAGAATCCAAATCACCGTACCAATTTCGTTCTTTGGCAGCTCCTGAGCATGATGGCACACAAGACGACGAATCTTATCAGTATGAGCGTGGTTTTCGGAACTTGGACAATTCTAGAAGCAAACAACGATCGCTTGGATATGGCTATAGACCGACTTATTCATATTCGGGTCGGTATTAAAACATTACGCCAGGAAGTTACGGCACTTTTACTTTTAGATTGAACAGAAACATACCCAGAGCTTTTTAATGTGTCCTTGTTAACCCTTAGTGCACATTCAAAGGATTCTGCTGAATTGAAAACAGAgagtttaaaagaaaaatattttttcaagcaTTTACCATATTGGTGTTTTATTTTCtcacaaatatataataataagcCCTGTCCTCTTTGTCATTAACTGCAAATCAGTTTTTTCGAGACAATTGCATGGTGAAgattctatttcaacaaattgatttttttttatagactttgTAAGAGGATCACAAAATACTGATGACTTTAAACAAATTCCGTACAAGTTCATAAGAACACATCTAAGGCCAACGATATAGACGGGTACTTTTACAATATTTGAAGCTATAAATTGTCCAgagtctgaaaaaaaaatgtgaagaaatttatTAACTAATCTTAACATGTATAAGTAACAGAATtcttgcaaaatttaaaagaaatcccGTTGAAGATATGtctcttttaattttattgtccaGAGCATTGTATCGGATTTCGTATATAGTGTATATTATATAGGGGTCTATATAAACTAATTacgtaagggagctaccatttgatttttatgggggggctaggatgaaatttgaaaaaaataggcaggacagaagttttgagtaaaaaaaaaggcaggatgtgacacttgcaaaaaaaaaaagtcaggacgacaatttaggtaaaaaaaaagtcaggataaactaaaaaaaaaaaagcaggaccgattagagtgaaaataaaaaggcaggacagagattatacagctaaaaaaaaatgcagaacaaaatttttcatcctagcccccccataaaaatcaaatggtagctccctaaattcaatataaattatattatttaaatgtcaatttttgttaatgtcatcagagacatatactacaagatatttgtattatacatttgtatgtcgTGTAGCCTGTCAACAAAAGTTGTTTTAATTAGGACAATATATaggttttatttgttatttattaattatGCAAAAAAGAGTCAGATTCAAAGCATAACTGTGATATTAAAActgtaattatatttatttagtgTATGTTGTGACATGTTATATAATAAACACGTTAATTtagtttatctttttaattaaaaacta
The window above is part of the Mytilus galloprovincialis chromosome 4, xbMytGall1.hap1.1, whole genome shotgun sequence genome. Proteins encoded here:
- the LOC143073357 gene encoding uncharacterized protein LOC143073357, which codes for MDFSKFRTTGELSDITVIVEGNDFKLHKFPLYAKSEFFCKLAKNTPSESGRVELTDFPGGDEVFGLVADFCYNMKIETTKDNIVPLRCAAELLQMTGSANLIEVSDKFIQDTITSAKMSRSSSVVASMLRSCVSMSSLAESCGIVSSCSDALVECWLKPPTKFSSPTNSKKQGGDKSIKSLLLIPFDWFLKLFTCARDRGVRHSHLAELMTQFISNIIEQDEKEEKNNNKTESLTSTLSPRDSGSNVGKSKLDIGHIIDSIVLEIPEDALYDDAVTMDWITKVLRIATGHGCACRRLLVKAAGEMLNRLSAEDLCIVSPSLLHDIVLETCNENGQAEKASNIVDTYMSEMVRKGVLTAETYKLLATALPSDAKTNQDHMYTILEYVLSSETDNLNDEQRQELINTIDFKLVTEETLQRALTTNIVPAVHIAQGALSLCSKLRTELESVKRLNQKQDEEIKKYQKHQNSSKSRSSGLSSRKDDSLTLSDLDYLEPTKEKPSSVQMLSDTLNTSKEDSFLSGPRTKISESKSPYQFRSLAAPEHDGTQDDESYQYERGFRNLDNSRSKQRSLGYGYRPTYSYSGRY